A section of the Procambarus clarkii isolate CNS0578487 chromosome 38, FALCON_Pclarkii_2.0, whole genome shotgun sequence genome encodes:
- the LOC123772013 gene encoding uncharacterized protein has protein sequence MPQICPEWPRDAPSAPEMPRVSQRCPECPRDTPSVPEMPRVSQRCPECPRDTPSVPEIPRVSQRCPRYAPSGPEMPRVPRDAPSVPEMPRVSQRCPECPRDAPSVPEMPRVSQRCPECPRDAPSAPEILRVSQRCPECPRDAPSGPEMPRVPQRCPECPRDAPSVPEMPRVSQRCPECPRDAPSVPEMPRVSQRCPECPRDAPSVPEMPEWPRDAPSAPEMPRVSQRCPECPRDAPSVPEMPRVSQRCPECPRDAPSVLEMPECPRDAPSVPEMPRVSQRCPECPRDAPSVPEMPRVAQRCPECPRDASSVPEMPRVPQRCPECPRDAPSAPEMPRVPQRCPECPRDASSAPEMPRVPQRCPECPRDAPSGPEMPRVPQRCPECPRDALSVPEMPRVSQRYPECPRDALSVPEMPQVSQRCLKCPRDALSAPEIPRVSQRCPECPRDASSVPEIPRVSQRCPECPRDALSAPEIPRVSQRCPKCPRDTPSVPEMP, from the coding sequence ATGCCCCAGATATGCCCCGAGTGGCCCAGAGATGCCCCGAGTGCCCCAGAGATGCCCCGAGTGTCCCAGAGATGCCCCGAGTGTCCCAGAGATACCCCGAGTGTCCCAGAGATGCCCCGAGTGTCCCAGAGATGCCCCGAGTGTCCCAGAGATACCCCGAGTGTCCCAGAGATACCCCGAGTGTCCCAGAGATGCCCCAGATATGCCCCGAGTGGCCCAGAGATGCCGCGAGTGCCCAGAGATGCCCCGAGTGTCCCAGAGATGCCCCGAGTGTCCCAGAGATGCCCCGAGTGTCCCAGAGATGCCCCGAGTGTCCCAGAGATGCCCCGAGTGTCCCAGAGATGCCCCGAGTGTCCCAGAGATGCCCCGAGTGCCCCAGAGATACTCCGAGTGTCCCAGAGATGCCCCGAGTGTCCCAGAGATGCCCCGAGTGGCCCAGAGATGCCCCGAGTGCCCCAGAGATGCCCCGAGTGTCCCAGAGATGCCCCGAGTGTCCCAGAGATGCCCCGAGTGTCCCAGAGATGCCCCGAGTGTCCCAGAGATGCCCCGAGTGTCCCAGAGATGCCCCGAGTGTCCCAGAGATGCCCCGAGTGCCCCAGAGATGCCCCGAGTGTCCCAGAGATGCCCGAGTGGCCCAGAGATGCCCCGAGTGCCCCAGAGATGCCCCGAGTGTCCCAGAGATGCCCCGAGTGTCCCAGAGATGCCCCGAGTGTCCCAGAGATGCCCCGAGTGTCCCAGAGATGCCCCGAGTGTCCCAGAGATGCCCCGAGTGTCCTAGAGATGCCCGAGTGCCCCAGAGATGCCCCGAGTGTCCCAGAGATGCCCCGAGTGTCCCAGAGATGCCCCGAGTGTCCCAGAGATGCCCCGAGTGTCCCAGAGATGCCCCGAGTGGCCCAGAGATGCCCCGAGTGCCCCAGAGATGCCTCAAGTGTCCCAGAGATGCCCCGAGTGCCCCAGAGATGCCCCGAGTGCCCCAGAGATGCCCCGAGTGCCCCAGAGATGCCCCGAGTGCCCCAGAGATGCCCCGAGTGCCCCAGAGATGCCTCAAGTGCCCCAGAGATGCCCCGAGTGCCCCAGAGATGCCCCGAGTGCCCCAGAGATGCCCCGAGTGGCCCAGAGATGCCCCGAGTGCCCCAGAGATGCCCCGAGTGTCCCAGAGATGCCCTGAGTGTCCCAGAGATGCCTCGAGTGTCCCAGAGATACCCCGAGTGTCCCAGAGATGCCCTGAGTGTCCCAGAGATGCCTCAAGTGTCCCAGAGATGCCTCAAGTGTCCCAGAGATGCCCTAAGTGCCCCAGAGATACCCCGAGTGTCCCAGAGATGCCCTGAGTGTCCCAGAGATGCCTCGAGTGTCCCAGAGATACCCCGAGTGTCCCAGAGATGCCCCGAGTGTCCCAGAGATGCCCTAAGTGCCCCAGAGATACCCCGAGTGTCCCAGAGATGCCCTAAGTGCCCCAGAGATACCCCGAGTGTCCCAGAGATGCCCTGA